The following DNA comes from Osmerus eperlanus chromosome 5, fOsmEpe2.1, whole genome shotgun sequence.
CTGTTCAGGAAACCAGATCATTCCGAAGTGCAGCACTACTGGACAACACTCTCTCGCCGTCACTACCGGAGTCGGGAGAACACTCACCACATCTCCTTGAACCTGTCTGCTGATCTTGGAATAGTTAACATTCCCGGGCCAAATACAATTCGAAAAGGATAGAAGTAATGGATGAAAGAATACCGCACCGGCAGGATAGACAATTTATGGATCACACAGATTTTCTTGGGTAAGCTGGACATGACGGTACATTTTTTCTCTGTTCATAAACTTTGTAGTCGATGTCGTGTTATGCCTGTTAATTATATGAATACTCATATTAATATTTTACCATGTTTGTATTCGCTGTAGGATGGAATACCCCTCTCTCTACATGTGTAAATCCAAACGTGGAATGAAGCGCGAGGACGGCAAGGTAGGCGCGCGGAACTTTTCTTGATCTGTGAAACTGGATGTAAATGACATGGGATTGATCCACCAAATCCATTTCTCTAATAACGTGTCACATTTTGTAACAACATTCACTTGGTGGACTTAACGCTGTCTCTCGTTATAGAAGTCTTACCGAACTTTGGTTTGTCTCCAACAGCAGGACGCTTACAAGTTGCCTCACCGCTTGattgagaagaagaggagagacagaatcaATGAATGTATTGGACAGCTGAAGGACTTGTTACCCGAACATCTGAAACTGACGGTAAGATACTGACCATATCCTTTTTTAACACTGATGTTAATCGTTTTGTAGGGTCTATTTCAATTTTGGACTGCTAATGCAAatgccctcttcccccctcagaCGCTGGGACATTTGGAGAAAGCGGTTGTCCTGGAGTTGACTTTGAAGCATTTAAATGCTTTGACGGCCGTCACCGAACAACAACACCAGAAGATTATTGCTCTGCAAAACGGTAAGCTGCGGATTCACTCTGTGTTAAGTTACTTTGGGTAACTTTTCTGAACTCGCTGTGTATAACGCTTGTTTGAAAATGATATGCAATGGCACCTTTATATGCTTATAAAGTTTATTTCGAGATATTGGCATTTGTAATGTAAAACGCATCGACTTTTCATCTGTGTATTCCAGGTGATCGGTCGACGAAGTCGTCCATTCACACTGATTTGGACGCTTTCCACTCGGGGTTCCAGGCATGTGCCAAAGAGGTGATGCAGTACCTAAACAAGGTAGAAAACTGGACGACGCGAGAGCAGAGATGTGCTCATCTCATCAATCATTTACACAAGGTCTCCGCGCAGTTTCAGCCTGCTGCACCGCTCCTCTCGCAGCTAGCGGCAGGGGAAGCGCAAGAGCGCGATATCCAGAAGGCTGACGGTCAAGCCAACTGCGTACCGGTCATACAGAGGACCCAGACCGGCGAACTTAACGAGACTGACACTGATACGGACAGTGGTTATGGGGGTGAGCCTGACAAGAACGAAAACAAACTTGACCAAGGATGTGAGCGCAGCAAAGCGCAAGCATCCAAGGCGGTAAAGATAAAACAGGAGTTTGGAGATGACCGCGCCGCCAAGAAGCCAAAGATGAACTGGGGAGGTGCAGTCGTGGCGGGGTCAGACGCCTCCACCAGACCCGACTTGGCCTTTATGAACTCTTTAATGGGAATAGCGGGTGGTATTGGACAACAGACGCCCTTTTGCATGCCTTTCTATTTCATCAACCCGTCAGCGGCAGCATCCTATATGCCTTTATTTGATAAAGGCAACCTAGAGAAATATGTATATCCAGCCGCAGCTGCGCTCACGTCCCCATTCCCATGGCTATACCCTGGGCTCCCGGCACACGCGGCGGCCGCCGCCGCTGCGTCTTTCCCCGGGTTATCCACGGAGAAGGGCTCCAGGTTTGGGTCCTCCTCCCACGCAAACGACTCTCCCTCCCACGACAGTGACGCTTCGAACGAGGCCGAGTCGGGCTCAcccgagcagagagaggagagtcagGATGGTGACGGCGAGGGGGATGACTCCCAAGACAACGACAACGATGGTACATAATCGGATGGATTTTGCAACCATTTTCTTGCTTGTAAAAACGGGCTAATTTATCTGCGTAttttaatttcatttgcattctgCATAGGATTTTCTGTATTTTCGTATTCtttcatattttattttttattgcaagTAGTTTATAGGAAAACAAAGTTTCACAGTTGTACTTCTCATGTACCTTGGCTACAGGGAACGTTGTGACGTGTGCCTTTTGCACTTAATGCTAGATAAAACAATCTGAATGAAAATCGACAATGATTGACACTAACAAACACATATGTATTGTATGTAGGGCATATTATGCTTGAAATAGGTGTTTCTCCAATAATGATTATTTGAATGGCAATCAAAATGTGCGAAAAGATTGAAGGAGACAAATTGCTTCTAGTTTGACACCCCTATTGTCTCAATCAGTTGATAGTCACTGTCTGATGTTACAACTGACCTATAGGCCAAGGTGATCATTTATACCGCTGACTCTGTCTGTACAGCCAGTGATCTGCCTCTTATGTTGGCTATCCTTTGATCTGTTTCCACATATGCCTGCACTAAATGGGCCTATGTAATAAGTTCTTGAATAAGTAACTTCCATACCTCATTGCCCAGACCTGCAGAGCTGTCATATCCATCATACAAACTTCTCGTTAATGTAACCTTctggtttgtttttgtatttatgtTGTTTTATTTCTTTCCCAACGCTGATATGTTATAAACTTTTAAAAGGAAACATTTGGTATCGTTTTAGAAGTGTTGGATGTCGGGCAGTCATGTCTTTAATAGGTAAACACCTTTGCTCTGACTAAGCTGCCCCTCCGGTACTATAATATAGAAATCATAGCACCTTATAGATCTTTGATATTGAATGTAACTTACCTGTATTTTTCTGAACTACAGAGCTTTGTTTGTAAAATGACAAAAGTTCTAGTTATTTGCTCGTTGAGAGGTAAGTGCACTTGTTTTGGAGTCCATCACTGTTTCCTTTCCTTGTTTTGATTTGTTTGATCTCCCTGATTGAACAATGTATCTTACACGATTCAGGCTGGTTCAGTCACGAGCCAACATATGAAGTGTCATAAACACACTTTGACGCATACCCATGCCTGAACACAGAACCACTAACGAGGACACCTTGAGGACACTAGTACTGTGAAAAGTAGTTGTGATCCTTGTCTTGTAAGCTGTACATGCCATCCATTGGTTAAAATGTTTTCTAATGAATACGGTTCCGGCAAGTGTTTGTTTTGTCCTTATGCATTCCCTGTGAGTTCTTAGGAAGATCATTCTTAGTTACCAACCGTGCACCTAGTCTTTTTTAGCTTCTGTTCAGCTGTTCTTGCCTCAAATCGGCCATGTTTTCAGTTGTCGTGTACACGTGTCTGTGTAAATAGCTCTGTGAATATTCCAtgaaatatactgtatgtagaaGTTGTAGAAGAAGAAGTCTATGgatttttttaaagaaatttAACTGAGCAACTGTTGCAAATTTCATTATGCTTTACACATCTGCTGGTCTAAATTATTGCTGATGATGAgttgtaaaataaatatatataaaaaaagaaaaaagatcctTGTCCCAAAGTTATCCATGTTCTTTCAACTGACCTTTCATTGGACATACTTGTCCGTGCACTGGAATCCCTCAGACCCTCTGTAGTTTATTATGTAGTCTGAGTTAGATACGCctcaccaagagagagagagagagagggggggggggtgggggggatacaGGCCCTCGGGTCTGTAAGCTACTGTTCCTTTTGTTGTCAGTCCTTTGATCAGCTGAGCAGGAGTCACAGTGGTGGAATGTACAGTAAGCCAAGGCTTACGGCCAGATCACCCTCCTCTCACATGACTAAGGAGAATGATGAAGTGTTTTTACACTCTTTACAGGAagtggggtcaggagggggggggggggggggggtcaggaggcCCTTCCTTAACCTGACTGCCGCGTCAGTCAAGATCAGACCCACCTCCTCAAGACCCTTCTTGTCAAACTGGTCTGTCTCGCCACATACTTTGTCAACACATTATGTAAAGACGAGTCATGATGCCAATCACCAGAGACCCCTCCAGTCCAGCCAATCACCAAAGACCCCTTCAGTCCAGCAGAGCTGGTTCAGGAAGAGGTGGGTATTGGGAGTTCAGCTGGTGTCTGTGTTAGGGTTCTTCCTGCATGGCTCACTAATGTGGTGTGTAGAGACCTGAGGAGTAACCTCTACCTCCACTAGGAACCTTCTATTTAGCCAAATACCAAGAAAAAGGgtaggtggagtcaggtggctgagcggtgagggaatcgggctagtaatccgaaggttgccagttcgattcccggtcatgcaaactgacgttgtgtccttgggcaaggcacttcaccttacttgcctcggggggaatgtccctgtacttactgtaagtcgctctggataagagcgtctgctaaatgactaaatgtaaaaaggtTATTTGTGGAACCTAGAACCACCAGTTTACAGTTGCTAAATCATTGGTCTGAGTACTTCTTATCGTCACTAAAATGTACTCTTCAACCTTAGAGGGTTAACAACAGCCCAACATCGTAGTTATGTGTGACAGTGATACATCAATGAGTGAATACATGGGGGGTTAAGATTTtaattattctcccattgagCCATGCCAGTGCTTAGTCTGAAAGTGAATAACTATAGTGTAGAGTACAGGCTGTGAATGCTGGTCTAATAGCAACATCTAGTGGTGAAAGCTTGCTACGAGACAAACTTTTCTGTGCCATGTGTTAGAGACCATAGAAAAAAAAGATATGTTCAATACATGTTCGGAAATTGATTTATTTGATCATGCAATCCATGTCATATTATCAGCCATTTTATAGCCATACATCTCCATACAATCTGCTGTAAATTAAGGCAAAGAAACAAAAGCATGTTAGTCCAGTAGACGTCCGACATTTGTAAGAGTGCTCCAGACATATGCAGTATTTGTAAACACGGACCACAGCGATATGTCACctctttaaaaacacacacgtgAAAACGTGGCCCACGAGCCATCGTCCACGGTGTGTCGTCAGGAGTGTGTTGGACGCTGCGGGACCTGGCACGCCACAGCAGGACGGGTCGATGATGCAGGGGGACCAAGCTGGTGAAgctgaacaggaagtgagggcgTCCTCTCACGTGTCCGCATGAATATAAGGCACTTCATCGCATCCTTTCAATGGCTGAAGGAGAGCTCATCTGTCCACTTCAGTTCACGTCAGATCTCAAGGTAGGTGCTGTTTCAACCCAGCCACATTTGTACACACAACAGCACGACAGGTCCCTCATcacgtaaaaaaagaaaagaaaaagaatgtgGAGTTTTGCTGCCATCTCCTCTTCTAGAGATCAGACGTGGGGCAGAtctgctgccccctggtggcccgCATGCCAGCAAACATGGCTATGCGGGCAGAACATGCAGCACTTGACCCTCCCCTCTTTGGCTCCATATCGAAACAGATGAataagagtaaacatttggcaAAAGTAACACAgtaatatttacacacacacacacacacacacacacacgcacgcacgcacgcacgcacacacacacattaaaccaAAGGGACAAGACCCAATCCTACTGGATCATTCTGCATATGACACTGCAGGGGATAAAAACATAGCCAACCTAACACTTTGCCAGATgtactgtaaataaaagtatgtTAAGTGATGAACCATGTCAGTATATTTACAAGATGACCATTTCCAATTTTAATATATGCACTTTtggaacagacatttaatccaATCTACGCCTACTGTAGTAAGGAAACCGCTGGTTGAGTGTATGTCTGTGCATACTGCATAGTTATAGCacgcctatgtgtgtgtgtagcccactgtgatctctctcacacacagctatgCCATATAAGACTGTTGTTCGGCACAGTTCATACATCCAGAATCCCCCCCTAACCTGACTCATCAAATACATCCTTCACAGATTAGAAAGTAAAACCCGACCTCGTCAAAACACAGATTCAAACAGCAAACATTTCCGTGCAAAAAGACTTCTTGACGAATCAACTAGCATAGAATTTAAAAGAGCATTCATGTCCGGTTTGGTGATGTGCTCCTGAATGAGCGGGATGTCGGACTGTTCCGTCTCTCCACGCTTTCTTTTTGCCAGAGAGAGCTATTCATGGCATCATTGCTCCAGATCTACCCCACCCCCTCTGAATCAGGTAATGattccacttcctccctccctccctccttccttccttccttccttccttccttccttccttccttccttccttcccctccctccctcctccctccctccctccctccctccctccctccctccctcctccctccctccctccctccctccctccctccctccctcccggagCCTGCCTATGTGTAGTTCTCTGTGAGAGGGTTTGCATACAGAGGAGGCTTGGACTATAACGGCACACCAGTACTGACGGGGAGAAgtcaagagaggagacagggcctAGGAGACAGGTGAAGGAGATAGGAGACAGGTAAGTGCTACTGAGGTATCCTGTCACTGTATAGACATCCCGTCAGCGGGGCTCCGTGGGGTGGTGCAGGGTACAGACCCCAGGGGGCGTGGAGCCCGACCCCATCCCTCAGACGTAGATGCCCTCTGGGTTGAGGCCGGAGGTGAGGGGGCTGTGAAGCCCACGCAGGTGACCAGGCATCAGGTGGGAGGAGACTGGACGCTTCAGGGAGCCGGAGAGAGGCACtaactctgagagagagagacacacacagagagacagagagagaaggagagacagagagagaaggagagagagagagaggagagacagagagagagagagagagagagagacagagagagagagagagacagagagacagagacagagagagagagacagagagagagagagaaggagagagagggagagagagagagaaggagagagagggagagagaaggagagagagaaggagagagagaggagagacagagagagagagagagagacagagagagagagagagacagagagagagagagagagagagaaaaagagagagagagagagagaaaaaaagagagagagaaaaagagagagagaaaaagagagagagaaggagagagagggagagagaaggagagagagagagagaaggagagagagagagaaggagagagaaggagagagagaaggagagagagaaagggaaagagagaaacagagagaatgagTTGTTATGATATGTTCGGTCTTTAAACGGTGTCCTTTTCTGCCCTTTGTGCAGTGCCAACAACCAACCACTAGGTGCCAGTCTCGGAACAAGCAGTGTTTGAGCCTGGCCAGTTAATCCAAATACAAAACAGTAAGGCCCAAGCTGATTCAACACAATGCACTGCTAGGTTATTGGAAGGACATGGAAATTAAACCTATTACTTAACATCATGGAACACAATCAGCATGAGGCCCAATATAAAGAGTTCATTTGTATGCGGTGATGTGATGTCATAGCAAAGCCAGCGGTCAAAGGGACTAACTGAAATTACTTTTGGAAAAGAGAACTGGAAATTATTTAGGTAGGTGCTGCCCTCCTGCATAGGTGGGGATGGTAAGGTATGTTAgtaatgatgatgattatgTCAATGAACTTTATATCTCATCTTTATGAAGTTAGGGTGAAATCACCCAGCGAATCGTTTGCTTTGGTCTGACAGCCTGTATCGGGTTGTCACGGGCTGCACTGTTGGCTCAGATGTCTGTCAGCTCTGTCAGTCTCTACTGAGCAAGGCTCCATGTTCTGTGCTCCAGAGTCCATCACACAAACTgctgagcagggagggagggaggggaggggagggaggggaggggaggggagggagggaggggaggggagggagggagggagggagggggaggagggagggagggaggggaggggaggggaggggagggaggagggggaggggaggggaggggaggggaggggaggggaggggaggggagggggagggagggagggagggaggggaggggagggttcgGGGAGGgttcggggagggagggaggggaggggaggggaggggagggttcggggagggagggaggggaggggagtggaggggaggagggggaggggagggacggaggaggggaaggatgaAAGGGAAGGGGGGCGAGAGCTGAGGTGACTGAGCGACGCTGGCTCGCCCGTATCCAGGCAGCTGTTGGCATGGTGACCATAAGTCACGGGAGGGGGCAGAACaaatactccctccctccctccttcccgttAACCACCAGTGTACAGCTGAGTGACCCAAGGGCAGTGTCGATCTGAACGAAGTGTACGGCACCTCTCTATGCCCTCTTGTGGGGGTAGGAAGGTCAGAGTGCATACCTATGCCCTCTAGTGGGGTAGGAGGGTCAGAGTGCATACCTATGCCCGGACTGCTGCCCTGGCCTGGCAGGCTGCCCTGGCCTGGCAGGCTGCCCTCGTCCTCGCTGGGTTCAGCGGGCAGGACCGTGACCTTGGTCCCTGTCTGCTGGATGAACTGCTGCAGGTTCACCTGCCTCAGCTCCTTGGTCAGCTGCTCCAGCTCATACTGCAGGTCCTGGATGCCCCAgggaggccacacacacacacacacacgagaggacagacggacagatggATTGGCAGGGCGCATGGCAGACAGAACAATACGGACAGACAGGGTTGGTCAGAGTTGGTCGGGGACCAGGGTAGACCCGCGTGCCCCAATTTGGGGTCAAATACTGTACAGTCCAGCACGTGTTCATGCGTTCGTCTgtccatgcacgtgtgtgtgtatctgtgtctgtccataggtttgtgtgtgtgtgtgtc
Coding sequences within:
- the bhlhe41 gene encoding class E basic helix-loop-helix protein 41, with translation MDERIPHRQDRQFMDHTDFLGMEYPSLYMCKSKRGMKREDGKQDAYKLPHRLIEKKRRDRINECIGQLKDLLPEHLKLTTLGHLEKAVVLELTLKHLNALTAVTEQQHQKIIALQNGDRSTKSSIHTDLDAFHSGFQACAKEVMQYLNKVENWTTREQRCAHLINHLHKVSAQFQPAAPLLSQLAAGEAQERDIQKADGQANCVPVIQRTQTGELNETDTDTDSGYGGEPDKNENKLDQGCERSKAQASKAVKIKQEFGDDRAAKKPKMNWGGAVVAGSDASTRPDLAFMNSLMGIAGGIGQQTPFCMPFYFINPSAAASYMPLFDKGNLEKYVYPAAAALTSPFPWLYPGLPAHAAAAAAASFPGLSTEKGSRFGSSSHANDSPSHDSDASNEAESGSPEQREESQDGDGEGDDSQDNDNDGT